ATCTCATTTTCAATTTGAACTTAAGTGCTTTTTAATTTCATTTTTTAGATCTGAAAGTTTTTCAGCAATATTATTTGCTATTAAAGTTGTTTCAACATCCAATTTTTCTTGTGTTTCATCCAATATATCTTGCTTGATGTAGTTAACATCATTATCCATTAATAAATATCTGTAAAACATTTGCACTAAATATGTACGTCTTTTAGTCATGCTTAATTTTTGTTCGCTCATAATATCACCTTCCCTTTTGTTTAATTATCTCATATTTTATTTAACTTTTTTTGTAAATTTTTTATTAAGTAAGTTTTCAATTTCTTCTTTATATGGAGCTTTATTTTCTACATATGGAGTTTCTAAAATTTTTGGTACATCAATATATTCTTCATCTCAAAGCACTTTTAAAAGATTATCAAATCCAATATAACCATATCCGATGTTTTCATGTCTATCTTTATGTGCTAATAAAGGGTTTTTTGAATCATTTAGATGGAAGCAAATAACTTTTTCTTTACCAATGGTATTATTAATATCTTTTTTGATTGAATCTCAATCATTGAAATCATAACCTGCATCATGCATATGGCATGTGTCTAAGCAAACTGCTACTTTATCTGGTTGTTCAACATTATCAATTACATATTTAAAATCGCTTAATGATAATCCAACCTCAGTACCTTTTCCAGCCATTGTTTCTAAAGCAATAACTACATTATTTTGAGTTGCAGCAACAGCATTTAATCCTTTAACTAATGCATTTAATGCATCTGTATAATCACCTTTTAGTCTAGCTCCTGGATGTAAAACTAAAATCTTAACTCCAATTTCTTCACATCTTTTAATCTCTTGTTTTAAAAAATCAACACCAAAATCTCAAGTAGTTTGGTTAACTGGATTTGAAATATTGATAATGTAAGGTGCATGAACTACTAAATGATCTTTATTAATATTATTTTCTTTCAAGATTTGATCAAATTTTTCAATATGTAATTTCTCTGTTGCTGTACGCACTGAATTTTGAGGTGCTCCAGTATAAAACATTAATGTATTAGCATCATAACTTATTGCTTCATTAACACTTCCGATTAAATATTCACCATGTTTATTAGTTTTGCTCATTCCAACATGACTACCTAAGATTGGTTTTTTCATTTTATTCTCCTTTAAAATGCTTTATTGCGCATTCTTTATCTTTGTTCAATAACTCTTTTAATTCTTCTAAATTATTTACTTTAACACTCTCACGAATAAAAT
The Mesoplasma entomophilum DNA segment above includes these coding regions:
- a CDS encoding deoxyribonuclease IV, which translates into the protein MKKPILGSHVGMSKTNKHGEYLIGSVNEAISYDANTLMFYTGAPQNSVRTATEKLHIEKFDQILKENNINKDHLVVHAPYIINISNPVNQTTWDFGVDFLKQEIKRCEEIGVKILVLHPGARLKGDYTDALNALVKGLNAVAATQNNVVIALETMAGKGTEVGLSLSDFKYVIDNVEQPDKVAVCLDTCHMHDAGYDFNDWDSIKKDINNTIGKEKVICFHLNDSKNPLLAHKDRHENIGYGYIGFDNLLKVLWDEEYIDVPKILETPYVENKAPYKEEIENLLNKKFTKKVK
- the nusB gene encoding transcription antitermination factor NusB produces the protein MSEQKLSMTKRRTYLVQMFYRYLLMDNDVNYIKQDILDETQEKLDVETTLIANNIAEKLSDLKNEIKKHLSSNWKWDRIPTYIQSVLIIGAYEIIFTPTPKAVTINELVNLVKENEVDFDYKFVNACLDKVIKL